The DNA segment GGCGCGATTCGATCCTGGCGTTCCAGCCGTCGGCTTCGCGCGTGGCATCGAGGGCCACGTCGTCGAGCGTGCGGCCCATGCCATGGAGCGTGCCGGCGCGCAGCGAAATGCGGCCGGGCAGGAAAAGCGAGGGGCGCACGCCTTCGCCGGTGGAAGTTGCGGGGCCGGCGAAGGCCGCGCGCCAGGCATCGATGTCGAGCCGGTCGAAAGTTGCCGCGGCGCTGACGCCGGCCGTCGGCGCCGGCGCCGCCTGCTGCACGCCGATGCCGCCGGCGATGACTTCGATGCCATTGCCGCCGTTATGGTCGCGGCGCAACAGGTAGCGCGCATTGAGGACGTTGCCCAGCTGCAGTGCCAGTTCGTCGATGCCGGCGCGGCCGGGGGCGGGGCGCAGTTCGATGCGCAGCGGCAGGTCGTGCGGCGCCGCCTTGGCCAGCGGCGCCGGCAAGCCGATCGCCATGCCGTTGAGCGCGGAATTCAGCTGCACCTGCAGCTCGCGTTCGCGCACCGCGATCACGGTGTTGTAGCCGGTGCTGCCCTCCAGCTTGGCCGCCAGCGGTGCGAGTGCCGAGCCCGCCGCGGCCTCGCGCAGACCCGCGGCGGAGGCGGTGCCGCTCGCGGTGACGCGCGTGCCGCCGTCCGGCTGGGTCCCGCCGCCCAGCCTGACTTCGCCGCCCAGGAAGCGCGCGCGCAGGTTCTCCAGCCCGAACCCGTGCTCATTGAATGTGATGTCCCCGCTGGCGTTGCCGAATGCCGGCAGCTGCGGGTTCAGCACGACGTCGTTGCCGGGGAAGCGGAAACGCCCGTCCACCTTGGCCGCGTTGGCGTGCTCCAGCGGCATGTCGAGCTTGAGCCTGAGCTCGCCGTTGCCGTGCGCGCGCGCCGCGTCGGCCACGCGCGCGGTCCATTCGCGCACCGGCGACGCGGCGATGTAGCGCAGGAAGCCCTGCACCGGCCCGCTGGCGCCGCCGTCGATGGCGAGGCGGCCGTGTTCGCTGAGGTCGTCGATGCGGCCGCTGACGTCCTGCAGCACCACGCCCGGGATGTCGTGCACCGCGGCGCGCCGTGCCAGGAAGGTCATGCCGCCGCGGTCGAACGTGACCAGTCCGGCGATGTCGGTGAACGCCGGCCACAGCGGCGCGCCACCCGCGCCTGTCTCGTGCGGCGCGATCTGGTAGCTGACGTGCTCGATCGGCACGTCGACGCGGAACTCTCCTGCTTTCTCGAACGGCCCGTGGAACGGGAAGTGCTCCAGGTCGCCCTTGAGCAGGAAGCCGACGCTGGCTGCGTCGCCGCGAATCAGCGCGCCCGCCAGATAGTGCCGGGTGCCCGCGGGGATGGTCAGCGGCAGGTAGCGCGGCACGCGCGCGACCTGGGCGCGGGTCATCTCGCCGCTCAGGTCGGCGATGCCGGACGTGCCGTCGCCGCCGGCGCGCCAGGTGCCGCGCACCGAGCCCGCGGCATCGGCGTTGGCAAAGCGGATGCCGTCCAGCGTCACCACCAGCTTGCCGCCGGCGTGGTGCCAGCGCACGTCGCCGCCGATCTGGTCGAACGGCACGCGCGGCTCTTCGAACAGCCCCGGCACCACCAGCGACGCGCCATTGCCCTCGAAGCGCGCATTGCCTTGCTGGTCGTCGAACGAGAACGTGCCCGACAGGCGCGAGAAACCGGGTGTGCCCAGCCGCGGATGCCCCTTGGCATCCAGGGCCGGCACCGCCGGCTGGCCGTTGACCGAGACGTCGCGCAGCGTGCCCTGCACGTTGTAGTGGAGCTTGCCGCCGCTGCGGTCGAGCATGCCGGCGCGCTCGCGGCTCCAGCTGACGTTGAGGTTGTCGAGATGGCCGGCCGGCTGCAGCGCGCGCAGGCGGCGCAGCACCGCGGTCTCCAGCGGCATCGAACTGGCCAGCGCGCGCACCGTGTTGAGGTCAAGCGTAGGCGCCTTCAGGGTGAACTTGCGCAGGCTGCCGTCCTTCGCATAAGCCCAGCCGAACTCGACCTTGCGCATGCCTTCGCGCCAGTTGCCATCCGCGGGCGCCGGCTGGCCGTCGGCGGGCTGCGGCCGCCACAGCAGCGTGTCGACGGTGAGCAGGTTGCTGCCGTCGCGCTCGGTCCGGTGCAGCAGGAAGGCCTGCGCATTGGCCAGCCGCAGGGGGGCGGCGGCGCCGGCCAGCTGCAGGTCGATGTCGCTGGCGCGCAGCCGGGTCTGGCTGCGCACGATGCGGCCCTGGCGGAATTCAATGCTGCCGTCGGTGCTGAAGGTGCCGCTGGCCACGCCCTCGACCATGGCCAGGTAGCGCTGCAGCACCGGCAGCTCCAGCTGGGCCACGTCCCAGCTGGCCTGGCCGGTCCAGTAGCGCCAGTTGCCGGCGCTGTGCAGGTAATCGTTGCGAAAGCTGGATTTGACCACCAGCGGGCGCGGGCCCAGCGCCGGCGAGCGCGCTTCCAGGGTCAGCGTATGGCGCGAGCCGTCGCGGCGGGTGTCGAGGCGGATTTCGCCGATATCGAGCCGCGGCAGCCCGGCCTTCTCGTCCAGCCAGCGCAGCTTGCCGTCGGACAGCGACACGCGGCCCTGCGACATCAGCCAGCCCAGGAAGCGGTCGTCCTCCTGCTGGCCGCCGGTGGCGTCGACCGGCATGCCGCCGACCAGCAACTTGCCCTCGGGCGTGCGGCGCACCAGGATGTCGGTGCCGGTGGCGCCCAGGCTGACGAACTGCAGGTCCATGCCGAACAGGGAGCGCCACGACAGCTTGCCGTCGAGCGTGGCGGTCGCCAGCAGCACGCGCTTGCCATCGTCCACGGCGCGCAGGTCGCGGGCGCGGAAGGCGGGGTTCCAGCCGTCCCAGTAGGTATCGAGCGCACCGATGGTGACTTGTGCCGACAGCGCGACCGAGCCGCGCTCCTCCAGCCATT comes from the Cupriavidus sp. P-10 genome and includes:
- a CDS encoding YhdP family protein, which codes for MSSRAPQPANGSPPNGGAGRHEAAATLPDPAHNPANSPATNPASPPPANSLAAPGIDSPALTRPASGLARLRGLAGAGVRAAVAVVRHPFWRGLGRALVRLALVLGVLALVAGLLIRFVLWPQASAAREWLEERGSVALSAQVTIGALDTYWDGWNPAFRARDLRAVDDGKRVLLATATLDGKLSWRSLFGMDLQFVSLGATGTDILVRRTPEGKLLVGGMPVDATGGQQEDDRFLGWLMSQGRVSLSDGKLRWLDEKAGLPRLDIGEIRLDTRRDGSRHTLTLEARSPALGPRPLVVKSSFRNDYLHSAGNWRYWTGQASWDVAQLELPVLQRYLAMVEGVASGTFSTDGSIEFRQGRIVRSQTRLRASDIDLQLAGAAAPLRLANAQAFLLHRTERDGSNLLTVDTLLWRPQPADGQPAPADGNWREGMRKVEFGWAYAKDGSLRKFTLKAPTLDLNTVRALASSMPLETAVLRRLRALQPAGHLDNLNVSWSRERAGMLDRSGGKLHYNVQGTLRDVSVNGQPAVPALDAKGHPRLGTPGFSRLSGTFSFDDQQGNARFEGNGASLVVPGLFEEPRVPFDQIGGDVRWHHAGGKLVVTLDGIRFANADAAGSVRGTWRAGGDGTSGIADLSGEMTRAQVARVPRYLPLTIPAGTRHYLAGALIRGDAASVGFLLKGDLEHFPFHGPFEKAGEFRVDVPIEHVSYQIAPHETGAGGAPLWPAFTDIAGLVTFDRGGMTFLARRAAVHDIPGVVLQDVSGRIDDLSEHGRLAIDGGASGPVQGFLRYIAASPVREWTARVADAARAHGNGELRLKLDMPLEHANAAKVDGRFRFPGNDVVLNPQLPAFGNASGDITFNEHGFGLENLRARFLGGEVRLGGGTQPDGGTRVTASGTASAAGLREAAAGSALAPLAAKLEGSTGYNTVIAVRERELQVQLNSALNGMAIGLPAPLAKAAPHDLPLRIELRPAPGRAGIDELALQLGNVLNARYLLRRDHNGGNGIEVIAGGIGVQQAAPAPTAGVSAAATFDRLDIDAWRAAFAGPATSTGEGVRPSLFLPGRISLRAGTLHGMGRTLDDVALDATREADGWNARIESRQIAGAVQWQPAAAGAGAGAGAGAGAGAGAGAGPNATGALKLRLSRLNVPDASDEHNVVDALASSIDELPAIDLVAEQFMLRGHDFGKLEVKAHTGTSGTDPVWTLDQLRIEQPDATLTGQGSWRVPRRLRADGNAERRTLLSFTIDIGDAGATLDRLGLPHTLRDGKGKLEGRVAWRGSPLSIDYPTLSGKLSLELENGQIMSVEPGAARLLGVLSLQGLLRFATLDFRSLSGRGLLFDRITGSGTIENGVGTIQDFELKSPQIIASMSGTANLLRETQDLRVDVVPRINATSTSVAAAFINPVLGIGTLAAQLLFADEFSKVFTQHYRITGSWANPQIGKLEENKAQAPRFQNRADPAFPR